The genome window GGCCGCGCCGCCGCCGAAGTCGGCCGCGTCCGCGTCGGAGAACGGCGTCGTGTCCGCGACCCGGGCGACGTAGTACGGCAGCGGGAACGACTCCTGTTCGCCGACCTCGCGAAGCGCCCCGATCCGGGGGTCGACGGCCCGCTCCGCGCGGTCGATCGCGTCGTCGAGCCCGCGGTCGGCGTGGTCGCGCGGGAGCGCGTCGCCGGGGGCGGCGCCGCAGCCGCACCCGGGCGCGGGCAGCAGCGTCCGCTCGGCGCCCGGTACCTCGACGACGGTGTCCGCGACCGGGTCGCCGGCGAGCAGCCGGATCGCCCGTCGCCCGGCCACCGCGCCGGCGTAGCGCACGGCGGAGCGGCGGCCGGTCGGCGCGTCGGCGGGCTCGGCGCCCCCGCTCTCGACGCGAGCGCGCAGGCAGTCGTAGCAGGCGTCGTCGAAGACGGTCACCGCCGCGTCGAGGTCGGCGAGGGGGACGCCGCCGAGCCCGCCGACCTCGACGCCGATCCAGCGGTCGAGCAGTTCGTTCGCGGTCGCGAACGCCGACGACCCCGCGGTGTCGACGACGACCGCCAGGTCGAACCCGTCGAGTAACTCCGCCTCGACGGGCATCGCGTTCACGTCGACGTCGCCGAGCGCGGCCTCGGTCGCCTCGACCGCGGGCCCGTCGCCGACAAGTCCGATATCCATACTCGGTCGTGGCGAGGCGGCGAAAAAAAGCCGCGGGGTCCGCGGCGGGACGCGCGACGAGGCTGCGGCGGGACGCGTGACGAGACTGCGGCGGGAACGGGAACCGGTGTTCAGGCGGGCGTCGCGGCCATCATCTCGGCGGCCTCGGCGGCCAGCTCCGCGGCGTCGACGCCCTCGAGGCGCTCGTCGCCGAGCTTCAGCCGGAGCCGGGGGCGGCCGACGTCGATCGGGACCTTCTCCGTGTCGATGATCCCGAGGTCCTCGAGGCGCGTCTTCGTCCGGGAGAACGTCGCCTTCGAGGCGATGCCGACGTCCTCGCCCCACTTCGAGATGTCGTAGAGCAGCACGTCGTTCTTCGCCGCGACGAGCAGCGAGACGGTCACCTCGTCGAGGTCGGCGCCGCCGTCGCCCTCGGTCGCGTCGAGGACGGCGTCGAAGTCGGCGCGGGCCGCCTCGCCGATCTCCGACTCCATCGTCTCGCGGACCCGGCTGATCGCCGGCGTGCGGAGCGTGTACGGCTCCGCGTCGTCGAACGCGCTCCGGTGGGAGTCGTACACCTCGTCGACGAACTCGTCGTCGTCGGTCGAGAGCGCGGCGACGCCGTCCCCCGCGGTGACCAGGGCGACGACCCGGGAGGGGGAGACGAACAACGCGTTGTCGACCTCGCCGTCCAGCACCCGGAGGTCAAGAGCGCCGTCCGCCACGAGGTCGGCCGCCCGGGACGCGACGACGAAGTCGTCCATGACGCTCTTGAGCGTGCGCTCGTCGGCGAGCATCGACAGCTCCGGGAGGTCGTCCCGCCCGACCGCGGTCTCGACCAGCGATACGATCGTCTCCGCGGAGGGGTCCACGACGAGCAGCTCGTCGTCGCCCCCGGCGAACGCCGCTTCGAGCGCCGCCTCGACGTCGGCCGCCAGTAAATTCGACACCATTTATCTCTTCGATCAAAAGCCGGTTGCGTATTTAATATTAACGGGAATCATGGGTCGAACAACGCGCGCAGCGGGCCTCAAACCACCGAAAACGGCCGATGAGCGGCGTCGGAAAATTTCCCGTCTCGGGAGGTCGCTTCCGAGCCGCCAGTCTTCTCTCGGCCGGGGGTCTTTCCCCGGGACTTCGCTCTCGGGCCGACCGTCAGGGGGAGCCGCGTCCGCGGACGGAGCGCCGGCATTTCCGCCGGCGACGGAAGGATTAATGCGCGGTCGCGCCCGCGTTCGCACATGGACCACGAGCACGTCCGGGAGGTCGACCCGGCGGTCGCCGACGCGCTGGCGGGCGAGCGCGACAGACAGGAGCAGACGCTCGCGATGATCGCGAGCGAGAACCACGCCAGCGAGGCGGTGCTGGAGGCGCAGGGGAGCGTCCTCACCAACAAGTACGCCGAAGGCTATCCCGGGTCGCGCTACTACGCCGGCTGCGAGTACGCCGACGAGGTGGAGGAGCTGGCGATCGAGCGCGCGAGGGAGCTGTGGGGCGCCGACCACGTCAACGTCCAGCCCCACTCCGGCACGCAGGCGAACCAGGCGGTGTACTACTCCGTCCTCGAACCGGGCGACAAGATCCTCTCCCTCGACCTCAACCACGGCGGCCACCTCTCGCACGGCCACCCCGCGAACTTCACGGGGCAGCTGTACGACGTCGAGCAGTACGAGGTCGACCCCGAGACGGGGTACATCGACTACGAGGGGCTCCGCGACGCGGCCGAGTCGTTCGAGCCGGACATCATCGTCTCGGGCTACTCGGCGTACCCCCGCACCGTCGACTGGGAGGAGATCCAGGCGGCCGCCGACGCGGTCGACGCCTACCACCTCGCCGACATCGCGCACATCACCGGGCTCGTCGCCGCCGGCGTCCACCCCTCGCCCGTCGGCGTCGCCGACTTCGTCACGGGCTCGACCCACAAGACGATCCGCGCCGGCCGCGGCGGGATCGTGATGTGCGACGCGGAGTTCGCGGACGACGTCGACTCGGCCGTGTTCCCCGGCGGGCAGGGCGGCCCGCTGATGCACAACGTCGCCGGCAAGGCGGTCGGCTTCAAGGAGGCTCTCCAGCCCGAGTTCGAGGAGTACGCCCGGAACGTGGTCGACAACGCCGAGGTGCTCGCCGAGACGCTGCAGGAGCACGGCCTCTCTCTGGTCTCCGGCGGGACGGACAACCACCTCGTGCTGGCCGACCTGCGCGACTCGCATCCGGACCTCTCCGGCGGCGACGCGGAGGACGCCCTCGCGGCCGCGAACATCGTCCTCAACGGGAACACGGTCCCCGGCGAGACGCGCTCGCCGTTCGACCCCTCGGGGATCCGCGCGGGCACCGCCGGGCTGACGACGCGCGGCTTCGACGCCGACGCCATCGAGGAGGTCGGCGACCTGATCTACCGCGTCGTCGACAACGTCGACAGCGACGATGTCATCTACGAGGTCGGCGAGCGCGTCGTCGAGCTCTGCGAGGCGCACCCGCTGTACGAGTGACGACGTAGCGCCGGCCGGCCGCCCCGGTCGCCCTCGATCGCCGCCCCCGGTCACCCTCGATCATCGCCCGATCGCCGCTCTCCCGCGCCGACGAATCCATGCGTAAAAGTGGGGGCGGCTCGGAATGGGCGGTATGGACGCTCCGTCGTTTCTCGCCGCCCGCCTCGACCGCGGCGCCGCGCCGCTCGCCGTCGGGGACGTGATCGCGTTGATCCTCCTGTTGACCGTGGGGACGCTCAACCACCAGACGATTGAGTTCCTGACCGCGAACCCGCTGTACCTGCCGGGCGTCTACGCGCCCTTCCTGATCGCGTGGGCCCTGATCGCGCCGCTCGTCGGCGCGTACTCCGCGGGCGCGGCCGAGACCGGGAAGTCCTCGGTCCCGCTCGTCGTCCGGTCGTGGATCCCCGCCGCGGTCCTCGGGCTCGCGCTCCGCGCGTTCGTGTTCCGCGGCGGCGCCGAACTCACCTTCGCCGCCGTCATGCTCGTGACGGGGTCGCTCGCGCTCGGCGGCTGGCGGGCGCTCTACTTCCGACTCCGGTAGCGTTCTCGTCCGATTTCGGCGCTCGGCCGCCGTTTCTTCCCCCTTTTTGCGTTCTCGAACCGCGTCGGCGACAGCTCGGTCCGGTTCATAAGTTATGAGTCACATCTGCGTGTTCACGAACGAACCGCCTCCGAACCGCGGGAAAAATTTAATATGGATTTCTCCGTTAGTATTCGACGGGAGCATGACTGGATACTACGACTACGTCCTCGGGCTCATCCCGGTAGCGCTGATCGGTGTGACCGCCTCGCTCACGCTGGTCGGACTGTCGGTAACGTCGGCGCTCCCGTTCGGCGCCGTCGCCGCGGGGACGGTGATGGCTCACGCGATGTTCGTCCGAAATCCAGTCGCGCTCGACGCGCCCGCGGAGCGCTCCTTCGACGGCGACGCCGGCGAGCGCTCCGCGGTCGGCGGCTCGGCCGCGGGCGGCTCGACGGCGGGCGGTTCCTCCGCGGGCACCGCCGACTGACGGTCCTGTCGCTCCTCCCTTGCCGTTCCGGTCGCCGCCGCGACCGTTCGCCGCGTCCTGTATCGTTTAGTCCCCGCGCCCCGAGTGGGCGGGTATGACGGACGCCCTGTTCCTCACGAGTTCCGAGGTCGACGACCTCGCCGAGCCGGCCGACTACGTCGCCGCCGTGCGCGACGCCTACCGACAGGTCGGCGAGGGAGCGCCGGCGGAGCCGCGGACGAAGCTGTTCAACCGCGAGCCGCCGGGGATGTTCACGACCTACGCCGCCGTCCTCCCGGAGACGGGCGCGATGGGCGGGTACAGCTACTCCGCCGGCTTCGGCGCGGAGGACGCGTGGTTCATGACGCCGCTGTTCGACGCCGAGTCGGGCGAACCGCTCGCGCTGCTCGACGGCGCGTCGATGAATCCGTTTAAAACGGGTGCCGCGGGGGCGGTCGCGGTCGACGCGCTCGCCCGCGACGACGCGACCGAGCTCGCCGTGATCGGCAGCGGCGCGCAGGCGCGCGGGCAGGTCGCGACGACCGCGACGGTCCGCGAGTTCGAGACCGTTCGGGTGTTCTCGCCGACCCCGGAGAGCCGGGAGTCGTTCGCCGCCGACTTCGAGGAGCGCCTCGACGCCGACGTGGCCGCGGTCGCGAGCGCGAGCGACGCGCTGGCGGGCGCCGACGTCGTGATCACCGCGACGACCGCGAGCGACCCCGTGATCGACGACGCCGACGTGGAGCCGGGGACGCACGTCACCGCGATGGGACAGTACCACCCGGAGAAGAACGAGCTGCCGCCCGAGCTCGTCGCGCGGGCGACGTACGTCCCCGACCTCCGGGCGCGCGCGACGCAGGACGCCGGCTCGTACCTCGCCGCGGTCGAAACGGGCCTGATCGAGGAGGGCGAGGGGATCGCGGCAGATCTGGGCGAGGTCGTCGCAGGCGACCACCCCGGCCGGACGAGCGATGACGAGGTGACCGTCTTCGACTCTGGCGGGACCGGCGTCGAGACGGTCGCGGCCGCACACATGCTTTATAAGCGGGCGAGCGAGAGGGGGCGCGGACAGACGATCGACTTCGCGCCCGCGAGCGAGGCGCTGACCGGGGAGTAGTCACGAAAGCCGCGAGGTGGTAGCCGGAGGTTGAAGTGCCGCGCCCGCCTCCCGGCGCACATGCTGATCGGCATCGTCTCCGACACGCACGACGACCTCGCCGCCGTCGAGGCGGCTGTCTCGCTGTTCGAGCGCGAGGGCGTCGACGCGGTCGTCCACTGCGGCGACTTCGTCGCGCCCTTCTCGGTGACGCCGTTCGACGCAGACTTCGACTTTCACGCGGTCCGCGGGAACAACGACGGCGAGTGGGCGGTCGAGTCGACGGTCGAAGAGTTCGGCGCGTACCACGGCGAGGCCGCGGCGCTCTCGTTCGACGGAGCCGGGGGCGACTCGGTCGACGTCGCGGTCACCCACGGCACGAGCGACCTCGTCGTCGACGCGCTCGTCGACTGCGGCGACTACGACTACGTGTTCCACGGCCATACCCACGCGCACGGCGTCGAGGAGCGCGACGGGACTATTCGGGTGAACCCGGGCGGGCTTCCGATCCCGGTCGAGGGCGCGGACGACGCGTTCCGGGTCGCGACGCTGGAGACGGCGGAGTCAGGAGCGGACGCCGTGACGCACCACGTCCTCGATGAATAAGAGAAGCACGTGACGCAGAGCGGCTGTTTATAAGCCGACTCGGGACACGGTGTTGGATGTTTATAAGTGATCGTCGACTCTGCGGTGAAGGCCGCCAAAGCCCCAGCCGCTCGCTTATAAATGGCTGCCAGCAGATCGGCGGCGACCGCCTCCAAAGCCCCAGCCGCGAGGGCTCGGTGCGCTCGCTGCGCGCCTCGGTCGCTCGCGCTGCTCGCTCCCTGCGGTGCTTACATCGCGCGCCTTCGCCCTCGCGGCTGCCCCTTTGAGTCCCGCCCCGCACAGCACCGCAACCTCACCCCTCCCCAACCTCGCGGTTCGCTCCGGGCTCCCTTCGGTCGCCCGTCGCTCACCGCGTCCCTCGCGCGTGCGACTCGCACCCTGCGGGCGCTCGTCGGCACGCGCCACCGCATCATTTTTTATAAGCGATCGCGCCGCATCTAACTGGCATTTAAACTGCGATCCCACCCCGAGTTTTATCGCCGCTCGTTCGCTCTATTGGTTCATGAGACACGCACAGGGGCCGCTCCTCACGATCGACCTGACCGAGCGGACCGCGTCGACGGCACCGATCGACGACCGGCTCGCGTCGTTCGTCGGCGGCCGCGGGCTCAACACGTCGCTCGCGTACGACCGGATCCCGTTCGACGCCGACCCGCTCGGGCCGGAGAACCGCCTCTACCTCTCGACGGGGCCGATGCAGTACTCGACGACCTCCTACACCGGCCGGATGGCCGCCACGGGCCTCTCGCCGCTCACGAACGGTCTGCTGTCGTCGAACGCGGGCGGGTTCCTCTCGCGGAACTTCACCGGCGCGGGGTACGCCGCGGTCGAGATCGTCGGCGCGAGCGACGACCTCCTCGCGGTCCACGTCCGCGAAATCGGGCCGGACGGCGAGCCGGACGTGACGTTCGAGGAAGTTTCCGATCTGGCGGAGGCCGAGGTGTCGGCCGTGTCGGACCGGTTCGCGCAGAGCCACGGCCTGGAGCCGGAACACGTGGCCTGTATCGGCCCGGCGGGCGAGAACGCGGTCCGGTTCGCGTCGATCATGACCTCGGACACGCGGGCGTTCGGCCGCGGCGGGCTGGGGGCGGTCCTCGGGTCGAAGGGAGTGAAGGCGCTCACGTTCGACGGCGACGCCGAAGTCGACCTCGACCTCGACTGGCCCGACGAGGCGGGCGAGGTCCACCGCGAGGCGGCCACCTCCGACTCGATCATGAAGCGGCAGGGGACGACGAGCGTGACGGAGCTGGCGAACGAGGTGGACGCGCTTCCGTCGTACTACTTCGCGGAGACCTCCTTCGAGGGCGTCGAGGGCATCTCCGGCGACCGCGTGGAAGAAAAGAAGTACAAGAAGGGGACCTGCTCGCAGTGCGCGTTCGCCTGCAAGCTCCCCACGCGCGACGAGGAGACCGGCGTCGAGACCGAGGGGCCGGAGTTCGAGACGGTGATGGCGTTCGGCTCGAACGCCGGCGTCGACGACGTCGTCGACGTAATGGCCGCCAACGAGCTGTGCGACGAGCTGGGGATGGACACCATCTCCTGTGGCGACGTCGTCTCGATGTTCTTGGAGAGCGAAGACGAGTTCGGCAACGCGGAGCTCGTCCGCTCGCTCGTCGAGCGGATCGCCTACCGCGAGGGCGTCGGCGACAAGCTCGCGGAGGGGGTCCACCGCGCCAGCGGGGAGTTCGGCGCCGAGGACTGGACGGTGAAGGGATTGGCCTTCTCCGGCCACGACGGCCGCGCGCTCAACGGGCAGGGGCTCGCGTTCGCGACCGCGAACCGCGGCGCCGACCACATGTACGGGGAGTTCTACCCCTACGAGTACCCGCTCGTCGACCCCGACGACGCGCTCGACCCCCAGGGGCTCGACGGGAAGCCGCCGAAGCTCGTCGCGAAGGAGAACCGCAACGCGGTCCTCGACTCGGCCGTCGTCTGTAAGTTCTCGCGGGGCACCGTCACCGACGACCGGCTCGCGGCGCTGCTCGACGCCGACTACGACGCCCTCCAGACGCTGGGCGCCCGGATCGTCGAGCTGGAGCGCGCGTTCAACAACGCCCGCGGCTTCGACCGCGCGGACGACACCCTCCCGTACGCCGACGCCATCGAGGGGTTCGACGACGCCCTCTCGGAGTACTACGCGATCCGCGGCTGGAACGACGACGGCACCGTCCCGGGCCACGGCGACGGGCTCGACCCGGCGAGCGCGGCGCCGGCCGACGACTGAGGCGGTCTCACTCGGGTCGGTCGCCGGGCTCGACGTCGACGCCGCGGAACTCGAACCGGGCGCCGCCCGTTTCGCTCTCAGCGAGCTCGACCGTCCACCCGTGCGCCTCCGCGACCTCGGCGACGATCTTCAGCCCGAAGCCGGTCCCGTCCGGGTCCGACGTCACGCCCGCCTCGAACGCCTCCTCGCGGTCACCGGGGTCGATCCCGGGGCCGTCGTCGGCGACGTAGAAGCCGTCGCCGTCGGGGAGCGCGCCGACCGTGACGGCGACGTCGGGGCCCGCGTGGGTGACCGCGTTGACGAAGAGGTTCTCCAGCGCCTGCCGGAGGCGGCTACGGTCGGCGGCGACGACGGCGCCCGTCTCGACCGTCAGCGTCGCCGACTCGGTGTCGGCGGTCTCCCAGCACTCCGCGACGAGGTCGGCCAGCGGGACGGGCTCGGTCTCGTCGATGCCGGCGCCCTGTCGGGCCAGCGCGAGCAGGTCCTCGATCAGCGCGTCCATCCGGTCCAGCGAGCGCTCGACCGCGCCCAGCTCCTCGACGTCGATCGACTCGTCGGCGAGCCGGTCCGTGACGATCTCGAGGTTCCCGGCGGCGACGTTGAGCGGGCTCCGCAGGTCGTGGGAGACGAGGCTGGCGAACTCCTCCAACCGGTCGCGCTCGCGGGCGACCTCCGCTTCGCGCCGGCGGAGCTGTCGCTCCCGCTCGATGCGGACCAGCACCATCGTCACCGTCGCCGCCCAGATGCGCGCGACCGCGAGGTCCGAGTCGTCGAACGCGTCGGGAACGGTCGCGCCGACGTTCAACACCCCGTACCGACCGAGCGGGACCACGAGCTCGCTGCGGATCGTCGCGTCGTCGTCGTAGCGGTCGGGGTCGTCGCCGACGTCCGCCACGTAGGTCGGCTCGCCGCTCTCGAAGGCCTCCCAGGTGATGCTCGGCTCGTCGGCCGCGAACGTCGGATGATCGCCGACGACGGCGTCCGCGGTGTCGGTCCAGACGATCGGTTCGAGGGCGTCCGACTCCTCGTCGTACAGCCAGATCGCGGCGATCGGGTGGCCGAGCACGTCGTCGACGTACGACACCGCCGCCTCGGCGGCCGCCTCCCTGTCGGTCGTCTTCAGCAGCTCCCTGGTCGCCTCGTGGAGGGATTCGAGCGTCTCCGTGCGGCGCTGGAGCGCCAGCCGCCGCGTCCGCTCGTTCGAGACGTCGATCGCGGTGACGACCGCGTACGGGTCGCCGTCTATCTCGAACGGGCCGACGCTGACCCGAACCGGGACGAGGACGCCGTCGCCGCGGCGCACGGCCAGCTCGAACCCGTCGGCGAGCGACCGCGCCTCGCCGGCGCGCGTCGTCTCGATCAGCGCCGTCACGCCGTGACGGGAGCCCGCCGCTTCCGCCTCGCTCCGCTCGTCGCTCCGGGAGGCTCCGCCTCCGGTGTCGTCGCCGTCGGTATCGGTTCCGAATGGCGGCGTCGACCCGCCGCCGCCCCAGTCCAACTCGGTCGGGTCCTGGAACACGTCGTCGATCGATCGCCCGGCGAGGTCCGTCGGATCGAGGCCGAACACCGCCTCGACGCTCGGTGTGCCCGCGCGGACGACGCCGTCGCCGTCGACGACGAGCGTGGGGTCCGGGGTCGCGTCGATCGCCTCTGGGAAGCGGTCCATGGTCACTCCTCGGTCGGCTCGTGGACGTGCCCGCACTCGGGGCAGCGCACCTCCTCTCCCCGGAGGTCGGCCGAGGAGGCGCGCACCTCGCGCATCACCTCGCTGATCTTGTCTTCGGCCTCCAGCTCGTCGGCGACGGCGAGGTCGACCCCCTCCACTTCGAGGAGGAACTTCGCGACCTCCGTCACCTCGTACATCATCTCGTCTAAGTCCTCGGCGGTGAAGAAGCCGGACATCGCGCCGTAGAGGAACGTCGCGCCGGCCTTCGTCACCTTCTCCTCGAAGGAGTAGCGCGCCTGGTTGACCGCCTGCGGCGTGTACGTGTCGGTCATGAAGGGGACCAGCTCCGGGAGGTTCTCGCCGATCTTCGTCATCTCGACGCCCGTCTCAGTGCGGAAGTCGGCGCAGAGCCGCGCGATCGCCCACTCGCGGGCCGTGATGTACGTCCGGTCGCGGAGGAACTCGTTGACGCGCTCGTAGCGCGCGCCGTCCATCTTTGTGAACCGCTCGTACTTCTGGACGTCCCGCGGCACGTCGTCGGACTCGTCGCCGGTCGCGTCCTCGGTGTCGGGTTCCTCACCGGTCGCGGTCGGATCCTGTTCGCCGTCCGTTCCGCCTTCGTCGTCGGCCGCGTCCGGCTCCGCTTCCGGCGTCTCGTCGTCCGATCCGTCGTTCGATTCGTCGCCCGCTCGGGAGTCGGGCTCCCCGTCGCCGCCTCCAGAGGGGGACCGGTCCTCGGGCGGGGACCGGTCCGCGGCGGAGTCGCCGGTCTCGCCGGCCGAGTCGGCCGCCGAACCGGTGTGATCGCTCATACCTCTGAAACTCCACGGGCGGGCAAAAGCCTTGTCGGTGGTCGCCCGCCGGAGATCCACTTTTGTACCGG of Halorubrum trapanicum contains these proteins:
- the tbsP gene encoding transcriptional regulator TbsP, which codes for MVSNLLAADVEAALEAAFAGGDDELLVVDPSAETIVSLVETAVGRDDLPELSMLADERTLKSVMDDFVVASRAADLVADGALDLRVLDGEVDNALFVSPSRVVALVTAGDGVAALSTDDDEFVDEVYDSHRSAFDDAEPYTLRTPAISRVRETMESEIGEAARADFDAVLDATEGDGGADLDEVTVSLLVAAKNDVLLYDISKWGEDVGIASKATFSRTKTRLEDLGIIDTEKVPIDVGRPRLRLKLGDERLEGVDAAELAAEAAEMMAATPA
- the glyA gene encoding serine hydroxymethyltransferase, giving the protein MDHEHVREVDPAVADALAGERDRQEQTLAMIASENHASEAVLEAQGSVLTNKYAEGYPGSRYYAGCEYADEVEELAIERARELWGADHVNVQPHSGTQANQAVYYSVLEPGDKILSLDLNHGGHLSHGHPANFTGQLYDVEQYEVDPETGYIDYEGLRDAAESFEPDIIVSGYSAYPRTVDWEEIQAAADAVDAYHLADIAHITGLVAAGVHPSPVGVADFVTGSTHKTIRAGRGGIVMCDAEFADDVDSAVFPGGQGGPLMHNVAGKAVGFKEALQPEFEEYARNVVDNAEVLAETLQEHGLSLVSGGTDNHLVLADLRDSHPDLSGGDAEDALAAANIVLNGNTVPGETRSPFDPSGIRAGTAGLTTRGFDADAIEEVGDLIYRVVDNVDSDDVIYEVGERVVELCEAHPLYE
- a CDS encoding DUF3054 domain-containing protein; the protein is MDAPSFLAARLDRGAAPLAVGDVIALILLLTVGTLNHQTIEFLTANPLYLPGVYAPFLIAWALIAPLVGAYSAGAAETGKSSVPLVVRSWIPAAVLGLALRAFVFRGGAELTFAAVMLVTGSLALGGWRALYFRLR
- a CDS encoding ornithine cyclodeaminase family protein; this translates as MTDALFLTSSEVDDLAEPADYVAAVRDAYRQVGEGAPAEPRTKLFNREPPGMFTTYAAVLPETGAMGGYSYSAGFGAEDAWFMTPLFDAESGEPLALLDGASMNPFKTGAAGAVAVDALARDDATELAVIGSGAQARGQVATTATVREFETVRVFSPTPESRESFAADFEERLDADVAAVASASDALAGADVVITATTASDPVIDDADVEPGTHVTAMGQYHPEKNELPPELVARATYVPDLRARATQDAGSYLAAVETGLIEEGEGIAADLGEVVAGDHPGRTSDDEVTVFDSGGTGVETVAAAHMLYKRASERGRGQTIDFAPASEALTGE
- a CDS encoding metallophosphoesterase produces the protein MLIGIVSDTHDDLAAVEAAVSLFEREGVDAVVHCGDFVAPFSVTPFDADFDFHAVRGNNDGEWAVESTVEEFGAYHGEAAALSFDGAGGDSVDVAVTHGTSDLVVDALVDCGDYDYVFHGHTHAHGVEERDGTIRVNPGGLPIPVEGADDAFRVATLETAESGADAVTHHVLDE
- a CDS encoding aldehyde ferredoxin oxidoreductase family protein — its product is MRHAQGPLLTIDLTERTASTAPIDDRLASFVGGRGLNTSLAYDRIPFDADPLGPENRLYLSTGPMQYSTTSYTGRMAATGLSPLTNGLLSSNAGGFLSRNFTGAGYAAVEIVGASDDLLAVHVREIGPDGEPDVTFEEVSDLAEAEVSAVSDRFAQSHGLEPEHVACIGPAGENAVRFASIMTSDTRAFGRGGLGAVLGSKGVKALTFDGDAEVDLDLDWPDEAGEVHREAATSDSIMKRQGTTSVTELANEVDALPSYYFAETSFEGVEGISGDRVEEKKYKKGTCSQCAFACKLPTRDEETGVETEGPEFETVMAFGSNAGVDDVVDVMAANELCDELGMDTISCGDVVSMFLESEDEFGNAELVRSLVERIAYREGVGDKLAEGVHRASGEFGAEDWTVKGLAFSGHDGRALNGQGLAFATANRGADHMYGEFYPYEYPLVDPDDALDPQGLDGKPPKLVAKENRNAVLDSAVVCKFSRGTVTDDRLAALLDADYDALQTLGARIVELERAFNNARGFDRADDTLPYADAIEGFDDALSEYYAIRGWNDDGTVPGHGDGLDPASAAPADD
- a CDS encoding ATP-binding protein, translated to MTMDRFPEAIDATPDPTLVVDGDGVVRAGTPSVEAVFGLDPTDLAGRSIDDVFQDPTELDWGGGGSTPPFGTDTDGDDTGGGASRSDERSEAEAAGSRHGVTALIETTRAGEARSLADGFELAVRRGDGVLVPVRVSVGPFEIDGDPYAVVTAIDVSNERTRRLALQRRTETLESLHEATRELLKTTDREAAAEAAVSYVDDVLGHPIAAIWLYDEESDALEPIVWTDTADAVVGDHPTFAADEPSITWEAFESGEPTYVADVGDDPDRYDDDATIRSELVVPLGRYGVLNVGATVPDAFDDSDLAVARIWAATVTMVLVRIERERQLRRREAEVARERDRLEEFASLVSHDLRSPLNVAAGNLEIVTDRLADESIDVEELGAVERSLDRMDALIEDLLALARQGAGIDETEPVPLADLVAECWETADTESATLTVETGAVVAADRSRLRQALENLFVNAVTHAGPDVAVTVGALPDGDGFYVADDGPGIDPGDREEAFEAGVTSDPDGTGFGLKIVAEVAEAHGWTVELAESETGGARFEFRGVDVEPGDRPE
- a CDS encoding DUF5806 family protein translates to MSDHTGSAADSAGETGDSAADRSPPEDRSPSGGGDGEPDSRAGDESNDGSDDETPEAEPDAADDEGGTDGEQDPTATGEEPDTEDATGDESDDVPRDVQKYERFTKMDGARYERVNEFLRDRTYITAREWAIARLCADFRTETGVEMTKIGENLPELVPFMTDTYTPQAVNQARYSFEEKVTKAGATFLYGAMSGFFTAEDLDEMMYEVTEVAKFLLEVEGVDLAVADELEAEDKISEVMREVRASSADLRGEEVRCPECGHVHEPTEE